CACGGTCGTGACGATCGCCGACGCGAGCGGCAACTCCGCGAGCGACAGCCTGACGATCGGCACCCGCGTCCCGGGCGGCCTCGGGCTGATCCAGGGCAACTACAACAAGAAGAACGCGGTGAAGCCGCGCGACGCCTGGCGCTTCAAGGCGCAGATCCCGCAGCTCGTCACGCCGTTCGGCAACACCGAGGACGTGACCATCACCTGGAGCACGCCGAACCAGGTGATCACGACCTTCACGATCCCGGCCGGCGCCTGGAAGGGCCGCGCGGGCAGCAACCGCTACAACTTCACGGGGCGCGACATGCTCGGACCGGGGAGCCGCGTGCGCGCCAACTTCGCGCTGCGCGGCAACGGGCTCTGGCGGCTCAACGTCACGGCGGCGAACGTGACGCTGCCGATCGTCGAGGTGCCGCCGGTGATCACGATCACCGCGAACGTCGGCCCGGACGTCTACGCGAGCACGCGCGAGTTCCGCGTCCGCAAGACGTCGAAGCCGAACACCCAGCGCTTGAGCTACCGCTCCGTGATCGCCGGCGATTGATCGCCGACGCATGAGCGTCAGCCGGCGGGAGCCAGGAGCCCCCGCCGGGCTGGCGGCGGCTCGCAGCACGGGCTAACCTTTCCTGCAGCTGATGGCCGCACCAGATCGCGAAGGCGACGCAGGCGTCGTCACCCGCACACGGACCGACAAGAAGCTCGAGCGACCCAAGCTCTACCGCGTCCTTCTCCACAACGACGACTACACGACCCGCGAGTTCGTGGTCTGGATCCTGCAGGTCGTCTTCCACCGAAGCGAGACCGAGGCAGTCCAGATCATGCTCCACGTGCACAACAACGGCGTGGGCGTCGCGGGCGTGTACCCGTTCGACGTCGCGCAGGCGAAGGTCGAGAAGGTGCTCGAGCTGGCGGAGCAGCACGAATTCCCGTTGCTGTCGACGCTGGAGCCCGAATGAGCGCCCCGTCGATCACCGCCGACCTGCAGGCCTCGCTCCGGCAAGCGATCGATGAGGCGCGCAAGCGCCGCCACGAGTACCTGACGCTCGAGCATCTGCTGCTGGCGTTGCTCGACAACCCGCAGGTCGCGCGCATGCTCGAAGCGCTCGGCGCCGACCTCGGCGTGCTGCGCCGCGAGCTGCAGCAGTTCCTCGCCGAGGCGCTCGAGACGCTGCCTCCGGGCGTGCACCGTCCGCCCGAGGAGACGCCCGGCATCCAGCGCGTGCTGCAGCGCGCCGCCGTGCACGCGCTCAGCGCGGAGCGCAACACCATCGATGGTCCCGCGGTGCTGGTCGCGTTCTTCCGCGAGCCGAGCTGCCACGCGCTCTACCTGCTCGAGCAGCAGGGCATCACCCGGCTCGACGTGCTGCGCTACATCTCGCACGGCCTCAACCCCGAGGGCGTGGGCGGCGTGCGGCAAAGCGGCGAGGGTGGCGAGGAGCGCGAGGAGGTCGGCGCCGGCGAGGAAGAGGGCTCGGGCCCGATCCGCGACCCGCTCGGCACCTTCTGCACCGATCTGCGCGCGCGCGCCGCTGCCGGCCTGATCGATCCGCTGATCGGCCGCGAGGCGGAGCTCGAGCGGACGATCCACGTGCTCGCCCGCCGGCGCAAGAACAACCCGGTGTTCGTCGGCGAGCCCGGCGTCGGCAAGACCGCGATCGTCGAGGGGCTCGCGCGTCGCCTGCACGAGGGCACGGTGCCCGAAGCGCTCAAGGCGTCGACCATCTACGCGCTCGACATGGGCGCGCTGATCGCCGGCACCAAGTTCCGCGGCCAGTTCGAGGAGCGCCTGAAGGCGGTGCTGAAGGCGCTCAAGCAGAAGCCCGGCGCGATCCTGTTCATCGACGAGATCC
The Candidatus Binatia bacterium genome window above contains:
- a CDS encoding ATP-dependent Clp protease adaptor ClpS, which gives rise to MAAPDREGDAGVVTRTRTDKKLERPKLYRVLLHNDDYTTREFVVWILQVVFHRSETEAVQIMLHVHNNGVGVAGVYPFDVAQAKVEKVLELAEQHEFPLLSTLEPE